One Bradyrhizobium manausense DNA segment encodes these proteins:
- a CDS encoding L-idonate 5-dehydrogenase → MRAVVIHAPKDLRIDSYPDTEPGPGEVRVKIANGGICGSDLHYYHHGGFGVVRIQQPMALGHEIAGVVAAVGDGVTSVKSGTRVAVNPSKPCGQCLHCQEGMRNQCLDMRFLGSAMRFPHVQGGFREFITVDATQAVPISDKLSLAEAAVAEPLAVCLHAGKQAGPLLGKRVLITGCGPIGALMILVSRFGGASEIVVTDVADAPLGVAKKLGATNAINVATNATALDPWRAGKGVFDTLFEASGNQAALRAALDVLRPGATLVQLGLGGEMTLPINSIVAKELQLRGTFRFDPEFELAVRLMGEGLIDVKPLITATMPFENAVAAFELASDRSQSMKVQLTF, encoded by the coding sequence ATGCGCGCCGTCGTCATTCACGCCCCGAAGGACCTGCGGATCGACAGCTACCCTGACACGGAGCCCGGCCCCGGCGAGGTCCGTGTCAAGATCGCCAATGGCGGCATCTGCGGCTCCGACCTGCACTATTACCACCATGGCGGCTTCGGCGTCGTTCGCATCCAGCAACCGATGGCGCTCGGGCATGAGATCGCGGGCGTGGTCGCAGCCGTCGGCGACGGCGTGACCAGCGTGAAATCAGGCACACGCGTGGCGGTCAACCCAAGCAAGCCCTGCGGCCAGTGCCTGCATTGCCAGGAAGGCATGCGCAACCAGTGCCTCGACATGCGCTTCCTCGGCAGCGCGATGCGCTTTCCTCACGTACAGGGCGGATTTCGCGAGTTCATCACGGTCGATGCCACGCAGGCGGTGCCGATTTCCGACAAGCTGTCGCTGGCAGAAGCTGCCGTGGCCGAACCGCTCGCGGTGTGCCTGCATGCCGGCAAGCAGGCCGGCCCCCTCCTCGGCAAGCGTGTGCTGATCACCGGTTGCGGCCCGATCGGCGCGCTGATGATTCTGGTCTCGCGCTTCGGCGGCGCGTCCGAGATCGTGGTGACCGACGTGGCTGATGCGCCACTCGGGGTCGCCAAAAAGCTCGGTGCCACGAATGCGATCAATGTCGCGACCAACGCCACCGCGCTCGATCCCTGGCGCGCCGGCAAGGGCGTGTTCGATACGCTGTTCGAAGCCTCCGGCAACCAGGCTGCACTGCGCGCCGCGCTCGACGTGCTCAGGCCGGGCGCCACGCTGGTGCAGCTCGGCCTCGGCGGCGAGATGACGCTGCCGATCAATTCCATCGTCGCCAAGGAATTGCAGCTCCGCGGCACCTTCCGCTTCGATCCCGAGTTCGAGCTGGCGGTGCGGCTGATGGGCGAAGGCCTGATCGACGTCAAGCCGCTGATCACCGCGACCATGCCGTTCGAGAACGCGGTCGCCGCGTTCGAGCTCGCCAGCGACCGCTCGCAGTCGATGAAGGTGCAGCTGACGTTCTGA
- a CDS encoding SDR family oxidoreductase, whose product MSTALFDLSGRTALVTGSSRGLGRAIAEGMARAGARIIVNGVDPKRVEQAVAEFRAAGHQAEGAAFNVTDEPAIVAAFNDFDRKGIAVDIVVNNAGIQHRKPLVEFTTDEWRKVIETNLTSAFVIGREAAKRMIPRKHGKIINIGSLGSELARPTIAPYTAAKGGIKNLTRSMAVEWAQHGIQANAIGPGYMLTDMNEALVNNTDFNTWLMGRIPSKRWGKPDELVGAAIFLASDASTYVNGQIIYVDGGMIAAM is encoded by the coding sequence ATGAGCACCGCCCTCTTCGATCTTTCCGGCCGCACCGCGCTCGTGACCGGCTCCTCTCGGGGCCTCGGTCGGGCGATTGCCGAAGGCATGGCCAGGGCCGGCGCAAGGATCATCGTCAACGGCGTCGATCCCAAGCGCGTCGAGCAGGCCGTCGCCGAATTTCGTGCCGCCGGCCACCAGGCCGAGGGCGCCGCGTTCAACGTCACCGACGAGCCCGCGATCGTTGCGGCTTTCAACGATTTCGACAGAAAGGGAATTGCGGTCGACATCGTCGTCAACAATGCCGGCATCCAGCACCGCAAGCCGCTGGTGGAGTTCACCACCGACGAATGGCGCAAGGTGATCGAGACCAACCTCACCAGCGCCTTCGTGATCGGCCGCGAGGCCGCCAAGCGCATGATCCCGCGCAAGCACGGCAAGATCATCAACATCGGCTCGCTCGGCAGCGAGTTGGCGCGCCCGACCATTGCGCCCTATACCGCCGCGAAGGGCGGCATCAAGAATTTGACCCGCTCTATGGCGGTGGAATGGGCCCAGCACGGCATCCAGGCCAATGCGATCGGCCCCGGCTACATGCTCACCGACATGAACGAGGCGTTGGTCAACAACACCGACTTCAACACCTGGCTGATGGGCCGCATCCCCTCCAAGCGCTGGGGCAAGCCCGACGAGCTGGTGGGCGCCGCGATCTTCCTCGCGTCCGATGCCTCCACTTACGTCAACGGCCAGATCATCTATGTCGATGGCGGCATGATCGCCGCGATGTAA
- a CDS encoding mandelate racemase/muconate lactonizing enzyme family protein yields MKITSIETLRTEEFSNVIWVRVHTDTGVIGLGETFYGAGAVEAQIHDTFAGRLLGRNPLRIEAIHRDMLNLPMAQSSTGVEYRAASAIDIALWDLFGKVCNQPVHQMLGGLCRDKQRIYNTCAGTQYVRSTNISPVANWNLGANKGPYEDLDGFMNRADALAENLLESGISAMKIWPFDPAAQENKGLYITAAQMKQAIEPFEKIRKAVGDKMEIMVELHSLWNLPTAKQIARALEPYKPTWYEDPIRMNSPQALAEYARSTDVWVCASETLGSRFPYKDMLDRDAMHVVMADLCWTGGLTEGRKIAAMAETYHRPFAPHDCIGPIGFIAAIHMSFSQPNTLIQESVRAFYKGWYNELVTTMPVIKDGYVFPMEGPGLGVDLLPAVFDRSDLIVRRSNV; encoded by the coding sequence GTGAAGATCACGTCGATCGAAACGCTGCGCACCGAGGAATTCTCCAACGTCATCTGGGTGCGCGTCCACACCGACACGGGCGTGATCGGTCTCGGCGAAACCTTTTACGGTGCGGGCGCCGTCGAAGCGCAGATCCACGACACCTTTGCTGGACGCCTGCTCGGCCGTAATCCCCTGCGCATCGAGGCGATCCATCGCGACATGCTGAACCTGCCGATGGCGCAGTCCTCGACCGGCGTCGAATACCGCGCGGCTTCGGCGATCGACATCGCGCTTTGGGATCTCTTCGGCAAAGTCTGCAATCAGCCGGTGCACCAGATGCTCGGCGGCCTCTGCCGCGACAAGCAGCGGATCTACAACACCTGCGCCGGCACGCAATATGTACGCTCCACCAATATCAGCCCGGTCGCGAACTGGAATCTCGGAGCCAACAAGGGTCCCTACGAAGATCTCGACGGCTTCATGAACCGCGCCGATGCGCTCGCCGAAAACCTTTTGGAAAGCGGCATCTCCGCGATGAAGATCTGGCCGTTCGATCCTGCCGCGCAGGAGAACAAGGGCCTCTATATTACGGCCGCCCAGATGAAACAGGCGATCGAGCCGTTCGAGAAGATCCGCAAAGCCGTCGGCGACAAGATGGAGATCATGGTCGAGCTGCACTCGCTGTGGAATCTGCCGACCGCGAAGCAGATCGCGCGCGCGCTCGAGCCCTACAAGCCGACCTGGTACGAAGATCCGATCCGCATGAACTCACCGCAGGCGCTCGCCGAATATGCGCGCTCGACCGACGTCTGGGTTTGCGCCAGCGAGACGCTGGGCTCGCGCTTTCCCTACAAGGACATGCTCGACCGCGACGCCATGCACGTGGTGATGGCGGATCTGTGCTGGACCGGCGGCCTCACCGAGGGCCGCAAGATCGCGGCCATGGCCGAGACCTATCACCGTCCCTTCGCCCCGCACGACTGCATCGGCCCGATCGGCTTCATCGCCGCCATCCACATGTCCTTCAGCCAGCCCAACACGCTGATCCAGGAATCGGTACGCGCCTTCTACAAGGGCTGGTACAATGAGCTCGTCACCACGATGCCTGTGATCAAGGACGGCTATGTCTTCCCGATGGAAGGCCCCGGCCTTGGCGTCGACCTTCTGCCCGCCGTATTCGATCGCTCTGATCTGATCGTGCGCCGTTCCAACGTCTGA
- a CDS encoding GntR family transcriptional regulator, translating to MARRKRALEVVRSGDDGEGRPSRRNRLNFFELAYQKIEELLVHCELKPGQFMTMLELQQITGFGRTPVHHAVNRLSADTLIIIRPRHGLHIAPIDLARERMLLALRRDMERFVIRLAADRASLSHRNQALHIERVLRERRATLTLDEFNSIDRRIDALVLEAAGEPFLVHTLRPLHTLYRRIGYIHHRFMPGQADLSGTIDHHLGILHAVANRRVEDAVKASDALIDYMGQMFTGMETGIDPRLLDCSIEPLLGA from the coding sequence ATGGCAAGGCGCAAGCGCGCGCTCGAGGTGGTGAGATCAGGGGACGACGGCGAGGGCAGGCCCTCACGTCGCAACCGTCTGAATTTCTTCGAGCTGGCCTATCAGAAGATCGAAGAGCTGCTCGTTCATTGCGAGCTCAAGCCGGGCCAGTTCATGACCATGCTGGAATTGCAGCAGATCACCGGCTTCGGGCGCACGCCGGTTCATCACGCAGTCAACCGTCTCTCCGCCGACACGCTCATCATCATCCGTCCACGCCACGGCCTGCACATCGCGCCGATCGATCTTGCGCGCGAGCGCATGCTGCTGGCCCTGCGCCGCGACATGGAGCGTTTTGTGATCCGCCTCGCGGCCGATCGCGCCAGTCTCTCGCACCGCAATCAGGCGCTGCACATCGAGCGCGTGCTGCGCGAGCGCCGCGCCACCCTGACACTGGACGAGTTCAACAGCATCGACCGCCGCATCGACGCGCTGGTGCTGGAAGCCGCGGGCGAGCCTTTCCTGGTGCATACGCTGCGGCCGCTGCACACGCTGTATCGCCGCATCGGCTACATCCACCACCGCTTCATGCCGGGACAGGCCGATCTATCGGGAACGATCGACCATCATCTCGGCATTCTCCATGCAGTTGCGAACCGCCGCGTCGAGGATGCGGTGAAGGCGAGCGATGCCCTGATCGACTACATGGGCCAGATGTTCACGGGCATGGAGACGGGGATCGATCCGCGCCTGCTCGATTGCAGCATCGAGCCGCTGCTGGGTGCTTGA
- a CDS encoding MFS transporter, whose protein sequence is MSTMAAPQPTASEAAVRYLITNYSPKGNKVGWLMMASILVEAWDLYSIAFVLIFIKEQYNPDPLMLGLAAAGTQGGALIGALLGGWLSDKIGRRVMFLVTMVMFIVLALAQAFVPDVFWLVVIRFFLGIPLGSDISTGYTYIMESMAKGEREVMGNRWQFMFAVGEVLTIGVIVIFLLFDIHHETLWRVTLGLGAVPALIILLLRHDVPETAVWLVQKGRYREAKQVAREMFNDDLSMLPDRDVPVPKVSTRAFLADLKQDPIRWRATIYGWIACFAQGSEFSTFAFYLPVLFVMVGVSSVLGINLVTMALFCFAALSGWVGPLLTPKIGHRGIAIAGFSIVLASLLVAAFALYTDNKILLPFAAAAMLWGHYWDASNCMTIPTMVAKPKYRGTASGFAYMFVKLPSFLAIFLFPTVFAAVGQANATLMVAIFPLIGLLAAIFILPEVYGYEND, encoded by the coding sequence ATGTCGACGATGGCTGCGCCACAGCCGACCGCGAGCGAAGCCGCGGTCCGCTACCTCATCACCAACTACAGTCCCAAGGGCAACAAGGTCGGCTGGCTGATGATGGCCTCGATCCTGGTCGAGGCCTGGGATCTCTATTCGATCGCCTTCGTGCTGATCTTCATCAAGGAGCAGTACAATCCCGATCCGTTGATGCTTGGTCTCGCCGCAGCCGGCACGCAAGGCGGCGCGCTGATCGGCGCGCTGCTCGGCGGCTGGCTGTCCGACAAGATCGGCCGGCGCGTGATGTTCCTGGTGACGATGGTGATGTTCATCGTGCTGGCACTGGCGCAGGCCTTCGTGCCCGACGTCTTCTGGCTCGTTGTCATCCGGTTCTTTCTCGGCATCCCGCTCGGCTCGGATATCTCGACCGGCTACACCTACATCATGGAATCCATGGCCAAGGGCGAGCGCGAGGTGATGGGCAACCGCTGGCAGTTCATGTTCGCCGTCGGCGAGGTGCTGACCATCGGCGTCATCGTGATCTTCCTGTTGTTCGACATCCATCACGAGACGTTGTGGCGCGTGACGCTCGGGCTCGGTGCGGTGCCGGCGCTGATCATCCTGCTGTTGCGCCACGACGTGCCGGAGACGGCGGTGTGGCTGGTGCAGAAGGGACGTTATCGCGAGGCCAAGCAGGTCGCGCGCGAGATGTTCAACGACGACCTCTCCATGCTGCCGGATCGGGACGTGCCGGTGCCGAAGGTGAGCACCCGCGCTTTCCTCGCCGACCTCAAGCAGGACCCGATCCGCTGGCGCGCGACGATCTACGGCTGGATCGCCTGCTTCGCGCAAGGCAGCGAGTTCTCGACCTTCGCGTTCTATCTGCCGGTGCTGTTCGTGATGGTCGGCGTGTCGAGCGTGCTCGGCATCAATCTGGTGACGATGGCGCTGTTCTGCTTTGCCGCTCTGTCCGGCTGGGTCGGGCCGCTGCTGACGCCGAAGATCGGCCATCGCGGCATCGCGATCGCGGGGTTCTCGATCGTGCTGGCTTCACTCCTGGTCGCTGCCTTCGCGCTCTATACCGACAACAAGATCCTGCTGCCGTTTGCGGCCGCGGCGATGTTGTGGGGTCACTATTGGGACGCGTCGAACTGCATGACGATCCCGACCATGGTCGCCAAGCCGAAGTACCGCGGCACGGCCAGCGGCTTCGCCTACATGTTCGTGAAGCTGCCGTCGTTCCTGGCGATCTTCCTGTTCCCGACGGTATTCGCCGCGGTCGGGCAGGCCAACGCCACGCTGATGGTCGCGATCTTCCCGCTGATCGGATTGCTCGCTGCAATCTTCATCCTGCCGGAAGTGTACGGCTACGAGAACGATTGA